A single region of the Cereibacter sphaeroides 2.4.1 genome encodes:
- the thiM gene encoding hydroxyethylthiazole kinase: MDGCGTYLDTMRREAPLVQCITNFVAMNVVANVLLAAGASPAMVHDAEESGEFAAIAQALTINMGTPSPRWVEGMEAAARGAAAAGRPWVLDPVAVGATAFRRGLGARLLALKPTVIRGNASEILALAGAETRGKGADSADPVAAAEAAAQRLAESSGAVVAVTGPVDFVTDGRRGIRCANGHPLMPRVTALGCSLTGIVGAFAATRPPFEATAAALAFFGLAGEEAAKTATGPGSFQVAFLDALHTLSPEALDRGARLEAA; the protein is encoded by the coding sequence ATGGACGGCTGCGGAACCTATCTCGACACCATGCGGCGCGAGGCGCCGCTGGTGCAATGCATCACCAATTTCGTCGCCATGAATGTCGTGGCCAACGTGCTTCTGGCGGCGGGTGCCTCGCCCGCGATGGTGCATGACGCCGAGGAATCCGGCGAGTTCGCCGCCATTGCGCAGGCGCTGACGATCAACATGGGCACGCCGAGCCCCCGCTGGGTCGAGGGGATGGAGGCCGCGGCGCGTGGTGCTGCGGCGGCCGGGCGGCCCTGGGTGCTCGATCCGGTGGCGGTGGGCGCCACGGCCTTCCGCCGCGGCCTCGGTGCCCGGCTTCTGGCGCTGAAGCCCACCGTCATCCGCGGCAATGCCTCGGAAATCCTCGCGCTGGCAGGGGCCGAGACCCGGGGCAAGGGCGCTGACAGCGCCGATCCGGTCGCGGCCGCCGAGGCGGCGGCGCAGCGCCTTGCCGAAAGCTCGGGCGCGGTGGTCGCGGTGACGGGGCCGGTGGATTTCGTGACCGACGGCCGGCGCGGCATCCGCTGCGCCAACGGCCATCCGCTCATGCCGCGGGTGACCGCGCTCGGCTGCTCGCTGACCGGGATCGTGGGCGCCTTCGCGGCGACCCGGCCGCCGTTCGAGGCGACGGCGGCGGCGCTCGCCTTCTTCGGGCTCGCGGGCGAAGAGGCCGCAAAGACAGCGACCGGGCCCGGCAGCTTCCAGGTGGCTTTCCTCGACGCGCTCCACACCCTGTCGCCCGAGGCGCTCGACCGTGGCGCCAGGCTGGAGGCCGCATGA
- a CDS encoding lytic transglycosylase domain-containing protein yields the protein MKGTTGAALLAAALALAGCGGGAKAPEGRGEMSGQPEVMRMVSDYAKLYHVPPSLMHRIVKRESGYNPGAKNGPYMGLMQIHPQTAKTMGYRGAPESLLDAKTNLTYGGKYLRGAWLVAQGDEERAIQWYRNGYYYEAKRLGLLEETGLR from the coding sequence ATGAAGGGAACGACAGGCGCCGCGCTTCTTGCGGCGGCTCTGGCACTGGCGGGCTGCGGCGGGGGCGCCAAGGCGCCCGAGGGACGCGGCGAGATGTCCGGGCAGCCCGAGGTGATGCGGATGGTGAGCGATTACGCCAAGCTCTACCATGTGCCGCCGTCGCTGATGCACCGGATCGTGAAGCGCGAAAGCGGCTACAATCCGGGGGCCAAGAACGGGCCCTATATGGGGCTCATGCAGATCCATCCCCAGACGGCCAAGACCATGGGCTATCGCGGCGCGCCCGAAAGCCTGCTCGACGCCAAGACGAACCTCACCTACGGCGGGAAATATCTCCGCGGGGCGTGGCTCGTGGCGCAGGGCGACGAAGAGCGCGCGATCCAGTGGTATCGCAACGGCTATTACTACGAGGCCAAGCGCCTCGGCCTCCTGGAAGAGACCGGCCTGCGCTGA
- a CDS encoding inositol monophosphatase family protein, with the protein MTDPVKDRLTLALEVAAEAGRLALDFFARRESLAVEAKASPQDIVSRADREVETLIRARIAARFPDDGVLGEEHGAEEGRSGFTWVIDPIDGTAPFLAGLPHWCVVLALQEEGRTVAGVIEHPLARETFSAQRGQGAFLNGERLRAREDLTIGSCNVALGASHRTSPDFASALVRELMRRGGMFYRNGSGAIMLASVAAGRLGGYYEPHMNPWDCLAAMLMVEEAGGRTAPFPEDAAGGMVLVAAPKVWDDLTAVVKAAEGQAG; encoded by the coding sequence TTGACCGATCCGGTGAAGGACCGCCTGACGCTGGCGCTCGAAGTGGCGGCCGAAGCCGGGCGCCTCGCGCTCGATTTCTTCGCCCGCCGCGAGAGCCTCGCGGTCGAGGCCAAGGCCAGCCCGCAGGACATCGTGAGCCGCGCCGATCGCGAGGTCGAGACGCTGATCCGCGCCCGCATCGCCGCGCGCTTCCCCGACGATGGGGTGCTGGGCGAGGAGCATGGCGCAGAGGAGGGCAGGTCGGGCTTCACCTGGGTGATCGACCCGATCGACGGCACCGCGCCCTTCCTGGCCGGGCTGCCGCACTGGTGCGTGGTGCTCGCGCTGCAGGAGGAGGGGCGCACCGTCGCGGGGGTGATCGAACATCCGCTCGCGCGCGAGACCTTCTCGGCGCAGCGGGGGCAGGGAGCCTTCCTGAACGGCGAGCGGCTCCGCGCGCGCGAGGATCTCACCATCGGCTCCTGCAACGTGGCGCTCGGCGCAAGCCACCGCACCTCGCCCGACTTCGCCTCGGCGCTGGTGCGCGAACTGATGCGGCGGGGCGGCATGTTCTACCGCAACGGCTCGGGCGCGATCATGCTGGCCTCGGTCGCGGCGGGCCGGCTCGGCGGCTATTACGAGCCGCACATGAACCCTTGGGACTGTCTGGCGGCCATGCTGATGGTCGAGGAAGCCGGAGGACGCACTGCCCCCTTTCCCGAAGACGCCGCCGGTGGCATGGTGCTCGTCGCCGCACCGAAGGTGTGGGACGATCTGACAGCCGTCGTGAAGGCAGCAGAGGGACAGGCAGGATGA
- the galE gene encoding UDP-glucose 4-epimerase GalE, whose amino-acid sequence MAQRVLVTGGAGYIGSHACKVLKRAGFEPVTFDNLSTGWEQAVKFGPLARGDLMDRASIDAALETWKPVAVMHFAALSLVGESMRDPGTYWRVNVTGALNLLEATVAAGVKNFVFSSTCATYGDQDGVVLDEDTPQRPINAYGASKRAIEEMVANFGAAFGLNHTIFRYFNVAGADPEGEVGEQHDPETHLIPLMLDAVAGRRPALTVFGTDYPTRDGTCIRDYVHVMDLAQAHVLGLNRLLDGGPNRVFCLGTGRGFSVREVIEQSRAVTNREVPILFGDRRSGDAAALVCGSERAVRELGWEPELSTLPHMIADAWRWHRAPKFHE is encoded by the coding sequence ATGGCGCAGCGGGTTCTGGTGACGGGAGGGGCGGGCTACATCGGCTCGCACGCCTGCAAGGTCTTGAAGCGGGCCGGGTTCGAGCCCGTCACCTTCGACAATCTCTCGACGGGGTGGGAGCAGGCCGTGAAGTTCGGCCCGCTCGCCCGCGGCGACCTGATGGACCGCGCGAGCATCGACGCGGCGCTCGAGACCTGGAAACCCGTGGCGGTGATGCATTTCGCGGCGCTCTCGCTCGTGGGCGAGTCGATGCGCGATCCCGGCACCTACTGGCGCGTGAACGTGACCGGCGCGCTCAACCTGCTCGAGGCGACGGTGGCGGCCGGGGTGAAGAACTTCGTCTTCTCCTCGACCTGCGCCACCTACGGCGATCAGGACGGCGTGGTGCTCGACGAGGATACGCCGCAGCGCCCGATCAACGCCTATGGCGCCTCCAAGCGCGCCATCGAGGAGATGGTGGCGAATTTCGGCGCGGCCTTCGGGCTCAACCACACGATCTTCCGCTATTTCAACGTGGCGGGCGCCGACCCCGAGGGCGAGGTCGGCGAGCAGCACGATCCCGAGACGCATCTGATCCCGCTCATGCTCGATGCGGTGGCGGGCCGGCGGCCCGCGCTCACCGTCTTCGGCACCGACTATCCCACGCGCGACGGCACCTGCATCCGCGACTATGTGCATGTGATGGATCTGGCCCAGGCCCATGTGCTGGGCCTGAACCGCCTGCTCGACGGCGGCCCGAACCGGGTCTTCTGCCTCGGCACCGGGCGCGGCTTCTCGGTGCGCGAGGTGATCGAACAATCGCGCGCCGTAACCAACCGCGAAGTGCCCATCCTGTTCGGCGACCGCCGGTCGGGCGATGCGGCGGCCCTCGTCTGCGGCTCGGAGCGCGCGGTGCGTGAACTGGGATGGGAGCCCGAGCTTTCGACCCTGCCGCACATGATCGCCGATGCCTGGCGCTGGCATCGGGCCCCGAAATTCCACGAATGA
- a CDS encoding UDP-glucose dehydrogenase family protein, whose product MKIAMIGTGYVGLVSGVCFSDFGHEVVCVDKDATKIAKLRDGKVPIFEPGLEALMARNVAAGRLSFTLDLAEAMRGADAVFIAVGTPTRRGDGHADLTYVMAAAEEIAHALDHYAVVVTKSTVPIGTNRKVAETIRAANPAADFDVASNPEFLREGAAIDDFMRPDRVVVGVETERAKKIMADIYRPLFLRDFPVVYTGLESAEMIKYAANAFLATKITFINEIAALCERVGADIKAVSKGMGLDGRIGNKFLHAGPGYGGSCFPKDTKALARMGQDHASPIQIVESVIKVNDEIKRRMIEKIEDLCEGSCRDKVIAVLGVTFKPNTDDMRDAPALTIVPALVGAGAKVRVVDPEGRREGEHLLPGVRWMEDAYSAAEGASVLVILTEWNEFRALDLQRLARGMADARMADLRNVYAPADARAAGFTHYVGVGR is encoded by the coding sequence ATGAAGATTGCGATGATCGGCACGGGCTATGTGGGCCTCGTCTCGGGTGTGTGCTTTTCGGACTTCGGCCACGAGGTGGTCTGCGTCGACAAGGATGCGACGAAGATCGCCAAGCTGCGGGACGGCAAGGTCCCGATCTTCGAGCCGGGTCTCGAGGCGCTGATGGCGCGGAACGTGGCGGCGGGACGGCTGTCCTTCACGCTCGATCTGGCCGAGGCCATGCGCGGCGCAGATGCCGTCTTCATCGCCGTGGGCACGCCCACCCGGCGCGGCGACGGCCATGCGGACCTCACCTATGTGATGGCCGCCGCCGAAGAGATTGCCCATGCGCTCGATCATTACGCGGTGGTGGTGACGAAATCGACCGTGCCGATCGGCACCAACCGGAAGGTGGCCGAGACGATCCGGGCGGCCAATCCGGCCGCCGATTTCGACGTGGCCTCGAACCCCGAGTTCCTGCGCGAGGGCGCGGCCATCGACGATTTCATGCGCCCCGACCGGGTGGTGGTGGGCGTCGAGACCGAGCGCGCGAAGAAGATCATGGCCGACATCTACCGCCCGCTCTTCCTGCGCGACTTCCCGGTGGTCTACACAGGGCTCGAGAGCGCCGAGATGATAAAATATGCCGCGAACGCCTTCCTCGCGACGAAGATCACCTTCATCAACGAGATCGCCGCCCTCTGCGAGCGGGTGGGGGCCGACATCAAGGCCGTGTCCAAGGGCATGGGCCTCGACGGCCGCATCGGCAACAAGTTCCTGCATGCGGGCCCGGGCTATGGCGGCTCGTGTTTCCCCAAGGACACCAAGGCGCTCGCCCGGATGGGGCAGGATCATGCCTCGCCGATCCAGATCGTCGAGAGCGTCATCAAGGTCAATGACGAGATCAAGCGCCGGATGATCGAGAAGATCGAGGATCTCTGCGAAGGCTCGTGCCGCGACAAGGTGATCGCGGTGCTGGGCGTGACCTTCAAGCCCAACACCGACGACATGCGCGATGCGCCCGCGCTGACCATCGTGCCCGCTCTGGTGGGGGCGGGGGCCAAGGTGCGGGTGGTCGATCCCGAGGGCCGGCGCGAGGGCGAGCATCTCCTGCCCGGCGTCCGCTGGATGGAGGATGCCTATTCGGCGGCCGAAGGCGCCTCGGTGCTGGTGATCCTGACCGAGTGGAACGAGTTCCGCGCGCTCGATCTCCAGCGGCTTGCGCGCGGCATGGCCGACGCGCGGATGGCCGATCTGCGCAACGTCTATGCGCCGGCGGATGCCCGCGCCGCGGGCTTCACCCATTATGTGGGCGTCGGACGGTAG
- a CDS encoding DMT family transporter: MSARPAVPSRTRTLEGVLWMLASGVSFVGVTGIVRYLGTDIPAAQGAFLRFAFGALFLLPTLVPVLRQGVPMSTLKLYGLRGAFHTAAVICWFYAMARIPVAEVTAIGYLNPVLVTVGAALFFSERLALRRILAVAVALVGALIVLRPGLRELSAGHLSQLCAATLFAGSYLLARRLSDVAGAGAIVAMMSATVTLGLLPFALLVWVPVGVDQLLWLALVAVFATAGHYCMTRAFGAAPLTVTQPVTFLQLLWATLLGALAFGERVDPFVLLGGGIIISAISYITWRESVLKRRASAVALENT, translated from the coding sequence ATGAGCGCCCGCCCCGCAGTTCCCAGCCGGACACGCACGCTGGAGGGCGTGCTCTGGATGCTCGCCTCGGGGGTGAGCTTCGTGGGCGTGACGGGGATCGTCCGCTATCTCGGCACCGACATTCCTGCGGCGCAGGGGGCCTTCCTGCGCTTTGCCTTCGGGGCCCTGTTCCTGCTGCCCACGCTCGTGCCGGTGCTGCGGCAGGGCGTGCCGATGAGCACGCTGAAGCTCTACGGGCTGCGCGGCGCGTTCCACACGGCCGCCGTGATCTGCTGGTTCTACGCCATGGCCCGCATCCCGGTCGCCGAAGTGACGGCCATCGGCTATCTGAACCCGGTGCTGGTGACGGTCGGGGCCGCGCTCTTCTTCTCCGAGCGGCTGGCGCTGCGGCGGATCCTTGCGGTGGCGGTGGCTCTGGTGGGGGCGCTGATCGTGCTCCGGCCGGGGCTGCGCGAGCTCTCGGCGGGGCACCTGTCGCAGCTCTGCGCGGCCACGCTGTTCGCGGGCAGCTACCTTCTGGCGCGCCGCCTGTCGGACGTGGCGGGGGCGGGGGCCATCGTCGCGATGATGTCGGCCACGGTGACGCTCGGCCTCCTGCCCTTCGCGCTGCTCGTCTGGGTGCCGGTCGGGGTGGACCAACTCCTCTGGCTGGCGCTGGTCGCGGTCTTCGCCACGGCGGGCCACTACTGCATGACCCGCGCCTTCGGGGCTGCGCCGCTGACCGTGACGCAGCCCGTCACATTCCTGCAATTGCTGTGGGCCACGCTCCTCGGGGCACTGGCCTTCGGCGAGCGGGTCGATCCCTTCGTCCTTCTGGGCGGCGGGATCATCATTTCCGCCATCAGCTACATTACCTGGCGGGAATCCGTGCTGAAACGGCGGGCGAGCGCTGTCGCCCTCGAAAATACCTAG
- a CDS encoding YebC/PmpR family DNA-binding transcriptional regulator, whose amino-acid sequence MAGHSKWANIQHRKGKQDKLRSKMFSKLAKEITVAAKMGDPDPDKNPRLRLAVKAAKAVSMPKDVIERAIKKSQGGDAEDYSEIRYEGYGPNGIAIIVETMTDNVNRTASNVRSYFTKYGGNLGTTGSVSFMFDRVGEITYKPAAGDADTVMMAAIEAGADDVESDEEGHWIYCGDTSLNEVSEALEKVLGESEEAKLVWKPQNRTNVDLETAQKLMKLIDALEEDDDVQTVTGNFDIPEDVAAKLDA is encoded by the coding sequence ATGGCGGGCCATTCCAAGTGGGCGAACATCCAGCATCGCAAGGGCAAGCAGGACAAGCTGCGCTCGAAGATGTTCTCGAAGCTGGCGAAGGAGATCACCGTCGCCGCGAAGATGGGTGACCCCGACCCCGACAAGAACCCGCGCCTGCGGCTGGCGGTGAAGGCGGCGAAGGCCGTCTCGATGCCCAAGGACGTGATCGAGCGCGCGATCAAGAAGTCGCAGGGCGGCGATGCCGAGGATTACTCGGAGATCCGCTACGAAGGCTACGGGCCGAACGGCATCGCCATCATCGTCGAGACGATGACCGACAACGTGAACCGCACCGCCTCGAACGTCCGCAGCTATTTCACCAAATACGGCGGCAACCTCGGCACCACGGGCTCGGTCAGCTTCATGTTCGACCGCGTGGGCGAGATCACCTACAAGCCCGCGGCGGGCGACGCCGACACGGTGATGATGGCCGCCATCGAGGCCGGCGCCGACGATGTCGAGTCGGACGAAGAGGGCCACTGGATCTATTGCGGCGACACCAGCCTCAACGAAGTGTCCGAAGCGCTCGAGAAGGTGCTGGGCGAGAGCGAGGAAGCCAAGCTCGTCTGGAAGCCGCAGAACCGCACCAACGTCGATCTCGAGACGGCGCAGAAGCTGATGAAGCTGATCGACGCGCTCGAGGAGGACGACGACGTCCAGACCGTCACCGGCAACTTCGACATCCCCGAGGATGTGGCGGCGAAGCTCGACGCCTGA
- a CDS encoding SLC13 family permease produces MFGFEMSEPMQAWTALAILAGMLVLFVREIYPVEVTALAGGALMLAVGILPQDDLLGVLSNPAPWTITALFIIVGSLVRTGTLDAVTQIAVRHAATRPLRTLALLSLVIVGMSAFMNNTPIVVVMIPVFMQIARQMQVSPSKVMIPLSYLSIFGGTVTLIGTSTNLLVDGVARRSGLEPFSIFEITPLGLTLAAVGLGYLWLFAPRLLADRDSMGMLLSDRSRMKFFTEVAVPEGSALIGRKVEDVDIFKRDSLRVIDVLRGDISLRRNLAEATLEAGDRVVLRTPMSEVLSLQSNKELRLVDKLSSVQTQVVEVLITPGCFMVGRSLGAMRLRRRYGVYVLAAHRRNQNIGRQLDDLVVQVGDTLLLEGAQADIERLASEMQVVDIAQPSDRAYRRSRAPVVMAVLAAVVLLSAFDVAPIAILAMIGVAVVLVTRCIDADEAFGYIEGRLLALIFGMLAVGAGLEHSGAVEMVVGAVAPWMQGLPPFALIFVVYALTSILTELVSNNAVAVILTPIVIGLAGSLGVDPRPFVVAVMFGASASFATPIGYQTNTLVYGPGGYRFTDFLRIGVPLNILMMVVMSLLIPVFFPF; encoded by the coding sequence ATGTTCGGCTTCGAGATGTCGGAACCGATGCAGGCCTGGACGGCGCTCGCGATCCTCGCCGGGATGCTCGTGCTCTTCGTCCGCGAGATCTATCCGGTCGAGGTGACGGCCCTTGCGGGCGGGGCGCTCATGCTGGCGGTGGGCATCCTGCCGCAGGACGACCTTCTGGGGGTGCTTTCCAACCCCGCGCCCTGGACCATCACGGCGCTCTTCATCATCGTGGGATCGCTGGTGCGCACCGGCACCCTCGATGCCGTGACCCAGATCGCCGTCCGCCATGCGGCGACGCGGCCCCTGCGCACCCTCGCTCTCCTGTCGCTTGTGATCGTGGGCATGTCGGCCTTCATGAACAACACGCCCATCGTGGTGGTGATGATCCCGGTCTTCATGCAGATCGCGCGGCAGATGCAGGTCTCGCCCTCCAAGGTCATGATCCCGCTCAGCTATCTGTCGATCTTCGGCGGCACCGTGACGCTGATCGGCACCTCCACGAACCTGCTGGTCGACGGGGTGGCGCGCCGGTCGGGCCTCGAGCCCTTCTCGATCTTCGAGATCACGCCGCTGGGCCTGACCCTCGCGGCCGTGGGCCTGGGCTACCTCTGGCTCTTCGCGCCACGCCTGCTGGCCGACCGCGACAGCATGGGGATGCTGCTCTCGGACCGGAGCCGGATGAAGTTCTTCACCGAGGTGGCCGTTCCCGAGGGCTCGGCCCTGATCGGCCGCAAGGTCGAGGATGTGGACATCTTCAAGCGCGACAGCCTGCGCGTGATCGACGTGCTGCGCGGCGACATTTCCTTGCGCCGCAACTTGGCCGAGGCAACGCTCGAGGCCGGAGACCGGGTGGTGCTGCGCACCCCCATGTCCGAGGTGCTGAGCCTGCAGTCGAACAAGGAGCTGCGGCTCGTCGACAAGCTCTCGTCGGTGCAGACGCAGGTGGTCGAGGTGCTCATCACGCCCGGCTGCTTCATGGTGGGCCGCTCGCTCGGCGCCATGCGCCTCAGGCGGCGCTACGGGGTCTATGTGCTGGCCGCGCACCGGCGCAACCAGAACATCGGCCGCCAGCTCGACGATCTCGTGGTGCAGGTGGGCGACACGCTTCTCCTGGAGGGGGCGCAGGCCGATATCGAGCGGCTGGCCTCCGAGATGCAGGTGGTCGACATCGCCCAGCCGTCGGACCGGGCCTACCGGCGCAGCCGCGCGCCCGTGGTGATGGCGGTTCTGGCGGCGGTGGTGCTCCTGTCGGCCTTCGACGTGGCGCCCATCGCGATCCTTGCCATGATCGGCGTGGCGGTCGTGCTCGTCACCCGCTGCATCGATGCCGACGAGGCCTTCGGCTATATCGAGGGGCGGCTGCTCGCGCTCATCTTCGGGATGCTGGCGGTGGGGGCGGGGCTCGAACATTCCGGCGCGGTCGAGATGGTCGTGGGTGCCGTAGCCCCGTGGATGCAAGGGCTGCCGCCCTTCGCGCTGATCTTCGTGGTCTATGCGCTGACCTCGATCCTGACCGAGCTCGTCAGCAACAATGCCGTGGCGGTGATCCTCACCCCGATCGTGATCGGCCTTGCGGGATCCCTGGGCGTCGATCCGCGGCCCTTCGTGGTCGCGGTCATGTTCGGCGCCTCGGCGAGCTTCGCCACGCCCATCGGCTATCAGACGAACACGCTCGTCTACGGGCCGGGCGGCTACCGCTTCACCGACTTCCTGCGCATCGGCGTGCCGCTGAACATCCTGATGATGGTGGTCATGAGCCTCCTCATCCCGGTCTTTTTCCCCTTCTGA
- a CDS encoding TIGR00282 family metallophosphoesterase, translating into MRLLFLGDVMGRAGRSAVAERLPALRTEWGLDFVVVNGENASSGAGITADHAKKLLAAGADCVTLGDHAFDQKEMLQFIETEPRIVRPLNYARTAPGKGARVFTVGGRKVLVLQALGQVFMKRPFDDPFSAVDQVLKAMPLGGAVQATILDIHCEATSEKMAMGHWCDGRASLVVGTHTHVPTGDAQILRGGTAYLSDAGMCGDYDSVIGMEKTEPLRRFITQMPKGRFEPAGGPATLAGVYVETDDRTGLAQRIVPVRLGGRLQESRP; encoded by the coding sequence ATGAGGCTACTCTTTCTTGGCGATGTGATGGGGCGTGCGGGACGCTCGGCGGTGGCGGAACGGCTGCCGGCGCTGCGCACGGAATGGGGGCTCGATTTCGTCGTGGTCAACGGCGAGAACGCCTCGAGCGGCGCGGGCATCACCGCCGACCACGCGAAGAAGCTGCTCGCCGCGGGCGCGGACTGCGTGACGCTCGGCGATCATGCCTTCGACCAGAAGGAGATGCTGCAGTTCATCGAGACCGAGCCGCGCATCGTCCGTCCGCTGAACTATGCCAGGACCGCCCCCGGCAAGGGCGCGAGGGTCTTCACCGTCGGCGGCCGCAAGGTGCTGGTGCTGCAGGCGCTGGGGCAGGTCTTCATGAAGCGGCCCTTCGACGATCCGTTCTCGGCGGTCGATCAGGTGCTGAAGGCGATGCCGCTCGGCGGCGCGGTGCAGGCCACGATCCTCGACATCCATTGCGAGGCCACGAGCGAGAAGATGGCGATGGGCCACTGGTGCGACGGGCGGGCGAGCCTCGTCGTCGGCACCCACACCCATGTGCCCACGGGCGATGCGCAGATCCTGCGCGGCGGCACGGCCTATCTGAGCGATGCGGGCATGTGCGGCGATTACGATTCGGTGATCGGGATGGAGAAGACCGAGCCGCTGCGCCGCTTCATCACCCAGATGCCGAAGGGTCGGTTCGAGCCTGCCGGGGGGCCTGCGACGCTCGCGGGCGTCTATGTCGAGACCGACGACCGCACGGGGCTGGCCCAGCGGATCGTGCCGGTGCGGCTCGGCGGGCGGCTGCAGGAGTCGCGGCCCTGA